The genomic stretch tatgtccaccttaagattggagaGTTATAAAGCCTCAACTCAAAGACGACATCAacttgaacacttggaaaactttgaagatttggcggactttgcagacttcaactcgaagattcggagggcttaaacaattcaactttaagatcggtgaatttgaagactgaaacttGAAGACCGAAAGACTTGAAGACTTTAACTTGGGgggcttaaatatttcaactttaagaccgacgaacttgaagacttcaactttgagacttggagggcctaaatatttcaacttgaagatcagcggatttgaagacttcaacttgaagaccgacggggttgaagacttcaactttgagacttgaAGGGCTTAAATATTTTAACTTGAAGATCAGcggatttgaagacttcaacttgaagaccgacggggTTGAAGGTTTCAACTTGGGGACTTCAACTTGAATacacttgaagacttcaacttggagacttcgagggcttaaatatttcagcttctcttttgctttacattgttcGACTTTTATCTTAGTCGCATAATTTTCAGCTTTACGTGCTTGTAACAAATGATTCATATCTTGCAGTGGGAGAGTCCAAATAATGAACCGTTTGATGACttcaatatctaaaatatatcCAATACTCAGAATTAAAAACCTTCAGAATCGcgccagataatattttgaaaccaactttagaTTTCACCATgttaaaaatttcagatttgcgcagtctcaccaaaaatTTATATCTCGATGTAGAATATCGAAATTGCAAACCATttaatttcaagaaaactagacttcaagatttagaacatatacaaaattctcaatcaatcaacttcagaatcgtcccagataatattttgaaatcaaattTATATTGCACCACGCTGTCAATTTCATATTTGCATAGTCTCACCGAAAAATTCATATCTCAGTGTAGAAATATCAAAATTGCAAACCGTTTGATTTAAAGAAACCTAGACTTCAAGAtctagaacatatccaaaattctcaatcaaacaacttcTGAATCGTCCCAGGTAATATTTCGAAATCAACTTTACATTGCACCacgctatcaattccagatttgcgcagtctcaccaaaaaaattcatatcttggtgtaggaaCATCGAAATTAGGAACCGTTTGATTTATTGAAAACTAGAAATCAAGATATAGAATATATCCgaaattctcaatcaaacaactttggaatcgtcccagataatattttgaattcAACTTTACATTGCACCACGCCATTAAttccagatttgcgcagtctcaaAAATATTCATATCTTTGTATGGAAGCCTCGAGATCGGAAGATGTCTTACTTGCCATCAATCAAAATTTAAGAGCCATATTCTCACAAATATCTTGAGTTCaagtctcactgaatttgaaacaTTGTGCCAAGCAATCCTTTCCTTATACTTGTGTTTCATTTTGATGTTTCTCTTCTCTTCCCCTTTTTTATAAGGCAGAGGGCGGACTTggagaccaacaaacttgaagaTTTGGCGAACCTGAAGCCATAGAGAATCCCtggacttcaatgcaaatacttgacatcctcctaaaatcggcccatcgaagatatcaatttaccatggagggttgccccctttaaatcaaatgaggtCAAAGTTCAGTAGGAGGATGGCATTTCAGCTTGATCTTACATTCCTTCATACTTCATtcgaacaacaattggggcaatatgtatctttttAACTTATGccactgaacttagaatgaaactctaagctgcctacgtacctcggtgaagaggatcaagtcataccgtagttcagactgggtagattttttttttctttttttttacatcctaacttttgcctaggccgcctctttcgagattttcaacctagTGGACTTTTGTTTTTTGGGCCGTACACAATTTATACTCTTGCGggccaggagtgtagcaacatACAGTTTAGGCTCATATGGCAAGGAGCgttgcaacttcaaggataatacttcttcaaaaacttgccattgatagggccAATCCTCataccatctgcatcaaccagcttgtaagccccacttgagtaagcttcttgtacgacatatggcccatcccattttaaagtgaacttccctacatgTTTATGGgtagtaattatgggtcttcgtacggcaaagacttgatctcctacttgaaaggatctcgggtgaactcttttattgaaggcgcgagataatcgagcttgataacattcaagactctgttgagcttccaatctcttttcatcaagagcttctaaccgaagtcgagcattttcttcattagTGATCCCTTCCTGAATAGCCAGTCGTAACaaaggtatttgacgctcaagtggcaagacggcttcgactccataaacgagtgaataaggagtcgcctgtgttggcgtgcggtgagtcgtcctatatgcccataAAGCTTCTTCCATACGatcattccaatctcgtttggatttggagacgactttctttaacaagttgcatagagtcttgttgaatgcctcagctagaccattggcggcaacattgtacatcgaagagttacgttgcttgaagccaaagagatcacaaatcttgttcatcaacctattatccAATGGCTtcccattatccgttattatgtaacgaggaatgccaaagcgataaataatgtttactcggatgaaacttgcaatattttccttctttacttccttaaaagcaacaacttcagcccattttgagaagtagtcagttgcagccaagatgtataggtgcccactaaaggactttggcagtggtccaacaacatccaatccccaagcgtcaaatggccaggatgcaacagtcgggtacaacacttcaggaggttgatgaataaaattcgcatggaattgacaagatttgcatcttcgagcgtagttcaaacaatcttttaccatcgttggccaataatatcccatcctttttatatgaaagtggagctttggtccagactggtgtgacccacataccccagaatgtgcctcttgcaaagcttggagagcttcttcttctcttaggcatcgcaagagtactccctcgaacgaccttctgtatagagtatccttgtagtaaaggaagcgaggtgcacgacgacggatttcagtccttctcctTGGATTTTCTAGAAGTATCCCATAacataagtagtcgataatgggttgtcgccattcttctttctcaacttcagaaatagcaacaagatgcttgagttcgttttcttcaccttcagcctcatttggcggcggtactacccatttttggcatatGGTAACTTGTGTTTGGTCAGGCAGGGCTAATGATGAAGCTAGAGCAGCTAAAGCATcaaccttcttattttctttccttggcacatgctgaatagtcacatcaccgAGCCGCCCAATCAACTTTCTAGcataatcatgatatgggcgtagttcagccttcttgacctcgtaactacccaaaagctggttgaccactaactgggagtcaccaaaaacttgcaattgcaattgcttcatatcaacaaccatttcaagcccaagtattaatgcttgatattcaacaacattgttggaacagagttgtgtcaaggtgaaggagtagggca from Nicotiana sylvestris chromosome 12, ASM39365v2, whole genome shotgun sequence encodes the following:
- the LOC138883753 gene encoding uncharacterized protein, encoding MAPKDEELTTLCTPKGIYCYKVMPFGLKNAGATYQRAMHNIFNDLLHKNVECYVDDLVVKSTEKGDHMKDLRMDVTRNEVNYSPIEKLCLALVFSIQKLKHYFQAHVIRLVSKANPIKFVMSKPVLSDQLARWYLQFQQFKILYIPQKAVKGQALADFLADHSIPDDWELTDELPNEDTMVVEVQPPWKMYFDGDVHRGGTGAGLVVNQLLGSYEVKKAELRPYHDYARKLIGRLGDVTIQHVPRKENKKVDALAALASSLALPDQTQVTICQKWVVPPPNEAEGEENELKHLVAISEVEKEEWRQPIIDYLCYGILLENPRRRTEIRRRAPRFLYYKDTLYRRTTHRTPTQATPYSLVYGVEAVLPLERQIPLLRLAIQEGITNEENARLRLEALDEKRLEAQQSLEWKFTLKWDGPYVVQEAYSSGAYKLVDADGMRIGPINGKFLKKYYP